DNA from Leucobacter aridicollis:
GCGTGCGCGAGGCCGACCTGGCAGCCCTCTTGACCGATGCTTGGCACCCACAGGGCGAGCTGGCCCTGGCGTTGCAGGTGGGTCGCCTCGGTGTCGAACGCACGCGTCTCCACCATGTCGCGGTACCACTCTTGGAACTGTTCGATACCAACGCCATCAAGCTCCGCTGCGTAGTCTGCTGCGGAGCTTGATGGGGAGTACCGACCTTCGGCGTCTAGGAAGCGAATCGGCTCTGGATCCACCATGTCAACGGCGAGCTTTGGGGTCTGGCTCATAGTGCTCAAGTGTAGTGAGAGGGGTCATTCCGACTGGGATATATCAACGGCGGCGCTAGTGGCCGGCGCACAGCGATTGCTGCAAGAATTGGTGCATGCGGTCAATCATGCGAGTACTTGTCAGCACGTTCGCGCTGTGGCTCACGACGCTCATCGTCGGCGGGTCGGGCCCGCGCGGGTTCTGGATCGAGCCGATCAATGACGACCCGTACTCCCCGCTCATCACGATGCTCCTCGTCGCGCTCGTGTTCGGCCTCGTGAATGGCACGCTCGGCAAGCTCGTGCGCATCGTGTCGATTCCGCTCTACATCATCACGCTCGGCCTGTTTGGTCTCATTGTGAACGGGATCCTCATCTCGGTCATCGCATGGCTCTCCGGCCTCGCCGGCTTCGGGTTGCATGTCGACGGCTTCTGGTGGGGTGTGCTCGGCGCGATCGTCATGTCCGTGCTCGCAAGCATCATGAACGGGCTGCTCGGCACGAACCGCAAGCGCAAGCGCTAACGACTGCCCCATCAGCGTCACGGGCTCGGCGACACCGCCACGCAGCCCGTGATGCGTCGCCGTGCGGCGCTGTCCGCGGGGCTGGCTGTGGCGCCCGCCGGCACCGCTCCGCGCGGAACCGTGCGGGGTTTTCCACACCGTTTCCACAACCAGTCCACAACCTATCCACCGGCTTATCAACAGGGTGTTGAAGACTTCGAACCCTTATTACACAACGATAATTACACCGTTGTTATTCGATCTGTGCATAGTTATCCACAGCCTAGAACTCGTGAAATGTGCACAGTTGCCTCCGTGGGAGAATGGTCGGGTACGTTCACCCGCCACTCACACAACGGAGAACCCATGACCAGCCTGCCCCCGCAGCCCATCAGCCCCCTCGACGGACGCTACCGGAAGGCGGTCGAAGGGCTTGGCGACACGCTCTCCGAGGCAGGGCTGAACAAGGCTCGCGTGCACGTCGAAGTTGAGTGGCTCGCCTACCTGACGACGCACTCGCTCCTCGGGGGCACGCCGATGGGCGACGAGCAGCTCGCCGCGCTGCGCGACTGGGCGCAGAACTTCGGCCAGGCCGAGATCGACGAACTCGCCGAGACCGAGAAGACCACGCAGCACGACGTGAAGGCCGTCGAGTACCTCGTTCGCGCACGCCTCGAGGCGCAGGGGCTCGGACACCTCGCCGAGCTCACCCACGTGTGCTGCACCAGCGAGGACATCAACAACCTGTCCTACGCGCTCACGGTGAAGCAGGCGGTCGCCGACGTCTGGCGGCCGAAGTTTGTCGCCGTCCTTGACGAGCTCGAGCGCCAGGCGCAGGGCTACAGCGACCTCGCAATGATGAGCCGCACGCACGGCCAGCCGGCAACCCCGACGACGCTCGGCAAGGAGCTCGCCGTCTTCGTGCACCGCCTCCGCCGCCAGCTGCGCCAGATCGATCAGGTCGAATACCTTGGGAAGTTCTCGGGCGCGACGGGCACGTTCGCCGCGCACCTCGCAGCGGACCCGAGCGCCGACTGGGAGACGATTTCGCGGGAGTTCGTCGAGGGGCTCGGCCTGACGTGGAACCCACTCACGACCCAGATCGAGTCACACGACTGGCAGGCCGAGCTGTACTCGCGCATGGCGCACGCAAACCGCATTCTGCACAACCTCGCGACGGACGTGTGGAGCTACATCTCGATCGGCTACTTCCGCCAAACCCCGGTCGCGGGCGCGACGGGCTCCTCGACGATGCCGCACAAGGTCAATCCGATCCGGTTCGAAAACGCTGAGGCGAACCTTGAGCTGTCAAACGCGCTGCTCGACTCGCTCGCCGAGACCCTCGTCACGAGCCGCTGGCAGCGCGACCTCACCGACTCGTCGGCGCAGCGCAACATTGGCGTCGCGTTTGGACACTCGGTGCTCGCGCTCGACAACATCCTCAAGGGTCTCGGCCAGATCGACGCCGCCCCCGAGGTGCTTGCTGCAGACCTCGACGCGAACTGGGAGGTGCTCGGCGAGGCGATCCAGACCGTGATCCGCGCGGAGGTGACCGCCGGCCGCTCGACGATCAGCGACCCCTACGCCGCGCTCAAGGACCTCACTCGCGGCCGCCGCATCGGCCAGGCCGAGCTCATCGAGTTCGTTCAGGGCCTCGAGATCGGGGACGAGGCGAAGCAGCGGCTGCTCGCGCTCACGCCCGCCGGCTACGTCGGCAACGCTGCGAAACTTCTCAGCTACCTCTGAAGCTGCGAGGCTTGCCGGTGCTGCGCCGCTGCGCCAGGGTTGAAGTATGACTCAGGACGCACGCTTTACACGCGAACGCACGATGTACCGGTTTACCGCGCGCGAGGTCACGGTGCAGGCCGTGTCGCGGCCAGTACCGACGATCGCTCGCGTGACGCTCGCCGGGCCCGACCTGTATGACTTCGAGTCGACGGGGCCCGGCGACCACGCGAAGATCTTCTTCCCGCACCCCTTCACGGGAGAACTCGTCGCACCCGTCGCGGCCGGCCCCGGCGAGGATGGTATCGTCCGGCCCGACGGCCAGACGTTCGGCCGCGACTTCACGCCGCTCAACGTGCGGGATGAAGCCGGAGGCCGCGTCTTCGACCTTGACTTCTTCCTGCACGACGACCCCGGCCCGGCATCCGCGTGGGCGGAGCGCGCAGCGGTCGGAGACCGCATCGTCGTCGTCGGGCCGCGCGGCACGCAGAGTGTTCCGACGGGCATCGTCTCGCTGTTGTGCCTCGTCGACCCGACGGCGCTGCCCGCAACAGTGCGCTGGATCAATGCCCTGCCCGAGGACACCGAGGTCGAGGTGATCGCCGACGTCGACTATGACGCGCTCGATTGGGTGGAGGAGTATCTTCGCGAGGGCACGGGACGCGAGATCCTCGTGCGGGAGCCGCTCGGCGGCTTAGATCAGGCGCTGCTCGACAGCGAGATCACCGACGAGACCTTCGTCTTCGCGGCCGGTGACGCAAACCGTCTCATCCCGCTGCGGCGCGTGATCCGTGACGAACTTGGGCTCCCCCGCGCGCAATACCAGATCAGCGGCTACTGGCGGCGCGGTGAGGCCAACTTCGACCATCACGGGCCGATCGACCCGAGCGATCCGGAGTCGATCGAGGACTAGCCGCTCCCGAGCGAAGCACGGCCCGGGGTGTCCGCAAATGCGAACGCCCCGGGCCGATTTCTGCTCAGCGAGTGGGCTAGTGCCAGTCGCCCTCGGGCTTCTTGAGGTCCTTGCGGGCCTCGAGGTCTTCGTCGCTCGGCTTGCCGCCGAGCCCGAGCAGGGCCACAAACAGCAGCGACATGATGAACGCGATGGCGGTAAAGATGAGGGCGAGCACGATGGAGCGCGACGCCATGAGGACGATGAGACCCGCGAAAACCGCGAGCACTCCCGAGAAGCCCAGCAGTTCGAGGGGCTTGAGGCGATCACGACGCGACGGGTTCATCGGTTCCTGGGGCGTGTGGTCTGAGGGGTTGGTCATCGGTCGCTTTCTACGATTCGGCTAGGACATTGGCGGCGTGCAGATCCGCCTAGGCGTTGACAGTCGACCCGTGGTTCAGCGGGTCGGCGTCGGCTGCGGTTCGCGTGTCGAACGACGCGATCCCGAGGAAGACTCCGGTGATGATGGCGTAGGCTCCGAAGAACCCGATCACGGCAACGAGGTCGCCCCGCGCAAGCAGCACGGTGACGGCGAGCAGAATGCCTGCGGCCCCGACCAGGGCGGCGTCCTGTCGCGTGCCGGGCTGCACGACCATCGCGACAAACTCAAGCAGTGCCGTGACGAGGGCCCAGCCCGCGATGACCACAGCGAACGCGAGTTCGTTGCTGAGGACCGTGAGCAGAAGCGCAGCCGCAATCGATGCGACGCCGAGCGCGATCGCAACGGCCGCACCGCCCGTGCCGCGGCGCTGGATGGCCTCGACTCCGTGCACGACGCCAATCGCGATAAGCGCGGCGACGACGACCGCGAGGTCGAACGCGAAGCGCTCGTGGAAGGTCGCGCTAAACGTAACAACGAGCCCCACTGTGAGCAGGAGAGCGGCGCGGAGCACGCGTACCCACTTGGGTGGGAGCGACGCGGTGCCTGCCGTTCGAGTGACGGTGCCTTCGGCGATTGACATTGTGCTCCCTCCCTGCCTCGTGGATTGTATCTTGTCTCGCTGCGAAAGATCGTGGGAGCGAGCTCGCTACATTCCCTGAGGCATGTCCTGGAAGCGCGAGTAGTGCCCCTGGAACGCCACGGTAACCGTGCCGGTCGGGCCGTTACGCTGCTTCGCGAGAATGAAGTCCGCCTCGCCGGCACGCGGATGATCACGATCGCTCGCGGCCTCGCGGTGCAGCAGGATCACCATATCTGCGTCCTGCTCGAGCGAGCCGGACTCGCGGAGGTCGCTGATGGCAGGCATCTTGTCGGCGCGCTGCTCCGATGCACGGTTGAGCTGTGACAGCGCGATGACCGGGACGTCGAGCTCCTTCGACAGCAGCTTGAGGGCACGGGAGAATTCGCTCACCTCCTGCTGACGACTTTCGACCTTCTTGCCGCTCGAGAGGAGCTGCAGGTAGTCGATGACGACCATCTTGAGGCCGTGCTGCTGCTTCAGCCGTCGGCACTTCGCACGGATCTCAACGAGCGTGAGGTTCGGGCTGTCGTCAATGTACAGCGGCGACTCTGAGATGCGTGCTTGCGTGGCCGCGAGCTTTTGGAAGTCGCGGCTGTCGAGGGCGCCCTTGCGTAGGGTCTGCATCGGGATGGAAGCCTCGGCCGCGAGCAAACGCATCGCGATCTCGGCGCGACCCATCTCGAGCGAGAAGAAGACCGTCGGAGCCAGGGCGTGCACGGAGGCGTGGCGGGCCACGTCGAGCGCGAGCGTCGACTTACCCATCGCGGGTCGCGCGGCGATGATGATCATCTGACCACCAGCGAAGCCGTTGGTCATCGCGTCGAGCTCGTTGAAGCCGGTTGGCACCCCGAGCATGCCGTCTGGCTGCGAGGTCGCCTTGTGGATCTCCTCCATGGCGGCATCAACCGCGAGGGAGAGCGGCACGTAATCTTCGCTCTGCGACTCACCAGTGACGCCGTAGATCTCCGACTGCGCAACGTTGACAAGGTCGAGCGCCTCGCCCTCGCCCGCGTATCCCATCTGCACGATGCGGGTGCCCGCTTCAACCAGTCGGCGCAGGAGCGCCTTCTCGCCAACGATGTCGGCGTAGAAGCCCGCATTCGCGGCGGTCGGGACGATACTCGTGAGCGTGTGCAGGTACTCGGCGCCGCCCGCTCGCTGAAGGTCGCCGGCCTTTGCGAGTGCATCGGTGACGGTGATGACGTCGGTGGGCTCGCCCTGCGAATAGAGCGAGAGCACGGACTCGTAGATGACCTCGTGCTTGGGGACATAGAAGTCCGAGCCGCGCAGCACGCCAGTGACGTCGGCCACGGCGTCCTTGGACAGGAGCATGCCGCCGATCGCGCTTTGCTCTGCGAGCAGGTCGTATGGCGGGGTGCGCTCATAGTCGCCGCCGCGCTGTTCTTCGTCAGGCGACGCGATACCAAGGTGTGCGATGGACAAGGTGGTGTGCTCCTTCGATGAGGTCGAGCCTCGTTACCTTCTGATGACATACCAGACCTCAGACATTCACCGTAGGTGCAGTCTCCACAGGGCTCAAATACGGGAGTTCTCCACCTGTGGATAACTATGTGCACAAGCAACGGAGAAAAGCCAGAACTTGTCCACATGAATGGGGATAACTTGTGGAGAGATTCTGAACTTCTCTAGAAACATGCCGCCTGATCTGGGGTTTATGGTTTCCACACGATTTAAGTTATTCAACCTTAAAGTACAACTTGAATGTTACTTGATCCCCGGGCGTGTGGAGAACTTTGCGAGCACCGAGCGGGCTGGTCTCCCCGCTCTCGCATGGACCGCGGCTCCGGGCGTTCACCGCCCGTTCAGCGGCGTCAGCGCGCGCATGCGGCTCCCTGGCGACGCCGTGGGTGGGCGGGAGGGTCTCCCCTCCGGCACACCCGCCGTGCGCGGCTCAGGGCGCCGCAGGCGGCCGCGCGCCAGGGCCGGCAACACCGCTCCTCCCAGCCACGAGGGAGCCGCTACAACGCAAACGAGCGGGGCCGGCTCCAATATGGAACCGGCCCCGCTCGTGAGCGCAGAAACGCTTAGCGCTGCGTGATGACCTGGAGGGTTACCTCAGCGTCGACGCCCTCGTGGAGGT
Protein-coding regions in this window:
- a CDS encoding ABC transporter ATP-binding protein, with protein sequence MTNPSDHTPQEPMNPSRRDRLKPLELLGFSGVLAVFAGLIVLMASRSIVLALIFTAIAFIMSLLFVALLGLGGKPSDEDLEARKDLKKPEGDWH
- the dnaB gene encoding replicative DNA helicase, which gives rise to MSIAHLGIASPDEEQRGGDYERTPPYDLLAEQSAIGGMLLSKDAVADVTGVLRGSDFYVPKHEVIYESVLSLYSQGEPTDVITVTDALAKAGDLQRAGGAEYLHTLTSIVPTAANAGFYADIVGEKALLRRLVEAGTRIVQMGYAGEGEALDLVNVAQSEIYGVTGESQSEDYVPLSLAVDAAMEEIHKATSQPDGMLGVPTGFNELDAMTNGFAGGQMIIIAARPAMGKSTLALDVARHASVHALAPTVFFSLEMGRAEIAMRLLAAEASIPMQTLRKGALDSRDFQKLAATQARISESPLYIDDSPNLTLVEIRAKCRRLKQQHGLKMVVIDYLQLLSSGKKVESRQQEVSEFSRALKLLSKELDVPVIALSQLNRASEQRADKMPAISDLRESGSLEQDADMVILLHREAASDRDHPRAGEADFILAKQRNGPTGTVTVAFQGHYSRFQDMPQGM
- a CDS encoding phage holin family protein; this encodes MRSIMRVLVSTFALWLTTLIVGGSGPRGFWIEPINDDPYSPLITMLLVALVFGLVNGTLGKLVRIVSIPLYIITLGLFGLIVNGILISVIAWLSGLAGFGLHVDGFWWGVLGAIVMSVLASIMNGLLGTNRKRKR
- the purB gene encoding adenylosuccinate lyase, producing the protein MTSLPPQPISPLDGRYRKAVEGLGDTLSEAGLNKARVHVEVEWLAYLTTHSLLGGTPMGDEQLAALRDWAQNFGQAEIDELAETEKTTQHDVKAVEYLVRARLEAQGLGHLAELTHVCCTSEDINNLSYALTVKQAVADVWRPKFVAVLDELERQAQGYSDLAMMSRTHGQPATPTTLGKELAVFVHRLRRQLRQIDQVEYLGKFSGATGTFAAHLAADPSADWETISREFVEGLGLTWNPLTTQIESHDWQAELYSRMAHANRILHNLATDVWSYISIGYFRQTPVAGATGSSTMPHKVNPIRFENAEANLELSNALLDSLAETLVTSRWQRDLTDSSAQRNIGVAFGHSVLALDNILKGLGQIDAAPEVLAADLDANWEVLGEAIQTVIRAEVTAGRSTISDPYAALKDLTRGRRIGQAELIEFVQGLEIGDEAKQRLLALTPAGYVGNAAKLLSYL
- a CDS encoding siderophore-interacting protein → MTQDARFTRERTMYRFTAREVTVQAVSRPVPTIARVTLAGPDLYDFESTGPGDHAKIFFPHPFTGELVAPVAAGPGEDGIVRPDGQTFGRDFTPLNVRDEAGGRVFDLDFFLHDDPGPASAWAERAAVGDRIVVVGPRGTQSVPTGIVSLLCLVDPTALPATVRWINALPEDTEVEVIADVDYDALDWVEEYLREGTGREILVREPLGGLDQALLDSEITDETFVFAAGDANRLIPLRRVIRDELGLPRAQYQISGYWRRGEANFDHHGPIDPSDPESIED